The Luteibacter flocculans genomic interval GACCGTCTGGGTGCCTGCTTCGAGACGGGCCAGGACGAGACGCTGGCGGAGATGCGCGCGGCACTCGCAGCGAAGCAACGTTGGCGCGGCATTCTCTGCATCCGTTCGCGCAATGGAACGCGCGAAACCGAATGGCGCGTGAGTCCATACCGCGGCGAGACCGGACTGGTGTTCGTCGAGGACGTGACCGAGCAGCGTCGGCGCGAGCGCGACCAACTGGAACGCATCGACAGCGCGCACAGCCAGCTCGCGATCGAGATCGCGGAGCGCGCACGCACCGAGTCGCAGTTGCTGCAGGCGCAGAAGATGGATGCGCTGGGCAAACTCACCGGCGGCATCGCGCACGACTTCAACAACCTGCTGACGAGTATCATCACCGGCATCGACCTCATCAATCGCCAGGTGGAAGCGGGACGTACGGAGAAGATCCAGCGCTTCGCGGATGCGGCGCTCGGTTCCGCGCGCCGCGCCGCGGCCCTTACCCATCGCCTGCTTGCGTTCGCCCGGCAACAGCCGCTGGATGCGAAAGCGATCGACGTCAATCGCAGCATCCGCTCGTTGGACGACATGCTGCGTCGGACACTGGGAGAGCGCATCGTGCTCGAACTGGATCTCGCCTCGTCGCCGATGGTGGCGGAGGTGGATGCGAACCAGTTGGAGAATGCGGTCATCAACCTCATCATCAACGCGCGCGACGCGATGCCCGACGGCGGCGCGATCCGTGTGCGTACCTCGCGCCGACGCATCGATGGCGACCCCGCGCTGGTGGCTGGTGAGTACATCGAACTCACGGTGTCGGACGATGGTACGGGCATCGACCCGGATACCTTGGAAAAAGTGTTCGAGCCGTTCTTTACCACCAAGCCGTTGGGTCAGGGCACGGGCCTTGGCCTGTCGATGATCTATGGTTTCGCGCGCCAGTCGGGTGGCGAGGCGCGCATCCACAGCACACTCGGCCGGGGCACCGACGTTTCCCTGCTGCTTCCCGCCAGCCAGGCGGAAGCGGAGATTGAGGCGCCGATCGTTGAATCGATAGGCGGCGGCCAGGGCGAGCGGATCCTGCTGGTGGAGGATACGAACTCGCTGCGTGTGCTCACGGCCGA includes:
- a CDS encoding response regulator, encoding MPRSSHLLIVDDNAATRYAMRRTMERHGYKVVEAGTGSEGLALLATQEFAAVILDVNLPDMSGFDIVKHLRSAPETMLLPVIHVSAASIDTGDLITGLDNGADAYLIHPVDPDVLLATLRTLIRVRDTEDALRAAEARFREIFTNIAAPIAVVNGDLGIVECNEAFERMLDESGCDDRLGACFETGQDETLAEMRAALAAKQRWRGILCIRSRNGTRETEWRVSPYRGETGLVFVEDVTEQRRRERDQLERIDSAHSQLAIEIAERARTESQLLQAQKMDALGKLTGGIAHDFNNLLTSIITGIDLINRQVEAGRTEKIQRFADAALGSARRAAALTHRLLAFARQQPLDAKAIDVNRSIRSLDDMLRRTLGERIVLELDLASSPMVAEVDANQLENAVINLIINARDAMPDGGAIRVRTSRRRIDGDPALVAGEYIELTVSDDGTGIDPDTLEKVFEPFFTTKPLGQGTGLGLSMIYGFARQSGGEARIHSTLGRGTDVSLLLPASQAEAEIEAPIVESIGGGQGERILLVEDTNSLRVLTAEVLTQAGYACVATDDTDYALRLLRGDESFDLLLTDIGMPGMDGRELAEAARAWRPFMPVLLMTGYAENAMERSRFIGKGMDLLSKPFEIDVLLARIRGMLN